The genomic DNA ATAAACAGAGAATTGACTTTtgtattttctgatttttttttgtttgtttgcataAACTAAGAAATATACTCTGTATTTGTAGCAACCTCCTTCTCCATGGACAAACCCAAGGCCTGATGTAAATGTTGGTAAGTTCTAGTTTTGCCAGCTCTTGATTTCTCAGTGAAAAGAAAAAGTGTTTGGAATTTAAACGTTTGATCTACTGCTAGCTTATGTGGATGGCCGTGATGAGCCTGAGAGAGGGAACTCTAGTCAGCAGTTCACGCAGGTTAACATCTAAATCAAGAATCgtgaattttgattttctttattcATTTGATTAGTGTGCTTTTCAAGTACTTTCTCATTTTACAGATCTTTTAAAAGTCATATTCCTGTAATATTTTCAGGACCTATTTGTACCACCTTCCGGCAAACGAAAGCGTGATGATTCTTCTTCTGCACAATATCAAAATGGTCGGTCTATACCACAACAGGATGGTGCAAGCGATGATATGCCTCAGGTTTGTACCTAGAACCAATACATTTTCATTTACATATTTAGAATATAGCTCAAGAATGCAGGCACAAGTTTATGAAACCTCAGTGATCTGATTTATAAGCACAAATTTGCAGATAGACCTTGAGGGTGATTCATTCTGCATAACTTTTGTTAGTGAAAGAAGGGTTCCACGAGATCTCCTCTGCTCATCTTCAAAGATTCCTCAAGCTGATGGGCCAATGCCTGACCCTTACGATGAAATGTTGTCGACACCAAATGTACGAATGAATGCTTCAGCTTTTTTTAATTGAGTAGTCAAAATTGTTATATAGTACTTAGATGATACTGCGGTGCAGATATACAGCTATCAAGGACCCAGTGAAGACTTAAACGAGGGCAGAACACCTGCTCCAAACGGTAAGAGAATCCTCTaacaaaaaccttttttttatatagagCAACTAAGTGAATATTTTCTCTTTGTTAGAGATCCAAGCGAGCACTCCTGTTGCTGCAGCACAAAACGATATCATTGAAGACGATGAAGAGCTGTtgaatgaagatgatgatgacgacgagTTAGATGACTTGGAAAGTGGTGAGGATATGAACACACAACATCTGGTTTTGGCTCAGTTTGACAAGGTAATGATGACTCTTGTTTTTACACAGGGTTTCGGTTGTGATTGAGCGTATTGGTAAGACTTGTTTTTTGGTGTTGTACGTTTAAATTAGGTGACTCGCACTAAGAGCAGGTGGAAGTGCAATCTGAAAGATGGGATCATGCATATTAACGATAAGGATATTCTCTTCAACAAAGTAAATATTTGCCTCCCAACAAAAGCTTTCGATGCTGTTATAGTTGATGGATGATATTTTACTAACATACGCTCTTATCTACTTTTTCCAGGCAGCAGGGGAGTTCGACTTCTGAGCTTTTGACAATAGCAATGCTTATGGAGAAGCCACTCTCTCCTTCAGTGTCcaatgtatttctttttttttcctcctGAATTTAGACCCAGCTTCTGTGAGAAAAGACAGTGATTATTTATGGGAAAGTGCACCTTGGTTGGCttcttgtaaaaaaaatatgatttttccGGTTGAAGCAGACTCTCTTTCACACGATGGGAAATTAATATTGCCAAAAGCTCTTTTGTCTTGAGATGTgtgtttattttgaaacatcactGTGAATGATCTACATGGTCTCAAACATGTTCTTCTCAGTACAACCAACATGAAACCTGAAATCATCCTCTTGTgtaggaggagaagaagagtgcAGATTTGGAGAAACAAAGAGAGGTGAAGGCAGAGGAATAGCTGCTGCGGTTGCAACTGCATCACAAGACTAATGCAAGAAGGGATTCTCTGGAACACTGTCAAGAGTCAGGGATGTGGACAGTGGCGGAGCCACATTATGTTGAGGGGGGTCAGTTGACCCCTATgacttttatagaaaaaaaaaatttagcttAGGTAGATTGTTTCTTTCTGGATCATTTGGTTAAAATAGCTTACTTTGACCCCCATGTCACatgttttaaacttttcatTGACCCATTTAAAAGTTTTGACCCCTATAAGAGAGTGTGCTGGCTCCGCCACTGGATGTGGATGCTTGGCTCTGCAGTCTAGTCAGTGGTAATCTTGAGGACTCGCTCTTCCCAAACATGTTCACACTGTTCTCTATGAGTCTTGAGCCAATGAGTATACGTATACAAGTataaaccgagagagagagatatggaGGAAGGAAAGTGAtgtgaagagaagaaaaataaaagatataagatCAGTTGAGGTGTAACATGTGAGGGAAAACAGAGTTGTGTCTTTGGGCATCTTTTAGTTTGGACAAAAAGGCCCAAGATAAGCTCAACTTCTTTGTTGTTAGTTTGCGTCGTTGTTCTGTTAACTACAACGTCCCAACCACCTGGTCTTTGTTTGGTTGAAACGTTTTAAATCGCTCATGTTTTATCCTTAATACCTTCTTAATCTTTCATCAAAGTTAATTTTCGCATTTTTTGTtagaatctaaaaataatattcaaaattaatgTTTCTTGCATCAGCTAAAAACGAGCCTTTTGTCTCGACgtctgttaaaaaaaagaaacttagcTCAAAAGCTACTTTCCCCTGGATCAAAACGAACAGTCGCCACAAAAGTTCTGATTCCTACTTAACCACTTTGGTTCCGCAGTACCAAAATCAGAAGCTGCTACTGTGCTACCTCCACCGTCAGATTTTTCACTCTGACAtatccaacgtctctcttgaaaccatgtcatcattttCTCAAACGCGTTTTTTACTGAAATAAAAGTTTTCTGACACTGTTCTTCACTTTATCTCTCTTGTacttttgtgttttggtttctCACCTGAGAAGTCTGAGTTTCtttcttcaaatattttgttgcttatTCATTTGAATTTATCCGTACCAACTATTTTGagttgttcttttctttttctg from Raphanus sativus cultivar WK10039 unplaced genomic scaffold, ASM80110v3 Scaffold2264, whole genome shotgun sequence includes the following:
- the LOC130505426 gene encoding transcription initiation factor IIA large subunit-like — protein: MMQAGVLSGPIDRSSGQRSTPGGPLTHDLNVPYEGTEEYETPTAEMLFPPTPLQTPLPTPLPGTADNSSMYNIPTGSSDYPTPGSENGIHADVKARPSPYMQPPSPWTNPRPDVNVAYVDGRDEPERGNSSQQFTQDLFVPPSGKRKRDDSSSAQYQNGRSIPQQDGASDDMPQIDLEGDSFCITFVSERRVPRDLLCSSSKIPQADGPMPDPYDEMLSTPNIYSYQGPSEDLNEGRTPAPNEIQASTPVAAAQNDIIEDDEELLNEDDDDDELDDLESGEDMNTQHLVLAQFDKVTRTKSRWKCNLKDGIMHINDKDILFNKAAGEFDF